In a single window of the Luteolibacter yonseiensis genome:
- a CDS encoding TerC family protein, protein MILPWVIFIGFVFLMLALDLGVFHRKSHVVGFKESLGWSAIWITLGLSFSILVYFGYEYHWSGLGMSVDAVDGVVNNGKLAATKYLTGYVVEKSLSVDNIFVIAMVFGSLAVPARYQHRVLFWGILGALAMRGAMIGVGSALVHNFHWILYVFGVFLIVTAIKMLVMDDKEEHPENNALVRWITKRFPVTRNFHGQHFLVKAGSSQSHEAAEPGEVVVADPVVDAAPAGKWMLTPLAVALILVEVTDLIFAVDSIPAIFSITADPFLVFTSNVFAILGLRSLYFALAGMIAKFQYLKPALSLILLVVGVKMLAAKWLKVWLGDSFNFVILGVILGILATGVVTSLLVGKKQSDG, encoded by the coding sequence ATGATTTTGCCGTGGGTGATCTTTATTGGTTTCGTTTTCCTGATGCTGGCTCTCGATCTGGGGGTTTTCCATCGGAAATCGCATGTCGTTGGCTTCAAGGAATCCCTCGGCTGGTCTGCCATCTGGATCACCTTGGGACTCTCGTTCTCGATTCTCGTTTACTTCGGCTACGAATATCACTGGAGCGGCCTTGGAATGAGCGTGGATGCCGTGGACGGAGTGGTGAACAACGGAAAACTGGCGGCCACCAAGTATCTCACCGGCTACGTCGTCGAGAAATCCCTGAGCGTGGACAACATCTTCGTCATCGCCATGGTCTTCGGTTCGCTCGCCGTGCCCGCCCGCTACCAACACCGGGTTCTCTTCTGGGGAATTCTCGGCGCGCTCGCCATGCGCGGCGCGATGATCGGTGTGGGCTCCGCGCTGGTGCACAATTTCCACTGGATCCTCTACGTCTTCGGCGTCTTCCTCATCGTCACCGCCATCAAAATGCTGGTGATGGACGACAAGGAAGAGCATCCGGAAAACAACGCCCTCGTCCGCTGGATCACCAAGCGCTTCCCCGTCACCCGGAATTTCCACGGGCAACATTTCCTGGTGAAGGCCGGAAGCTCCCAGTCCCATGAAGCCGCCGAACCGGGTGAGGTCGTCGTCGCGGACCCGGTGGTGGATGCCGCTCCTGCTGGAAAATGGATGCTCACCCCTCTCGCGGTGGCGCTCATCCTGGTGGAGGTGACGGACCTGATCTTCGCGGTCGATTCCATCCCGGCAATCTTCTCGATCACCGCCGATCCCTTCCTCGTCTTCACCAGCAACGTCTTCGCCATCCTGGGACTGCGTTCGCTTTACTTCGCTCTGGCCGGAATGATCGCGAAGTTCCAATACCTCAAGCCCGCCCTCTCCCTGATCCTCCTGGTGGTTGGCGTCAAGATGCTCGCCGCCAAATGGCTCAAGGTCTGGCTGGGTGATTCCTTCAACTTCGTGATTCTCGGCGTGATCCTCGGTATCCTGGCGACGGGTGTGGTCACATCTTTGTTGGTCGGAAAAAAGCAATCTGACGGATAA
- a CDS encoding ATP-dependent helicase, whose protein sequence is MARQYTLHRSSQVHASGIDYKTALNEEQYAAVSSPPGRALVIAGAGSGKTRTLTYRVAWLLDHQVDAREILLLTFTNKASREMVERVRELVPHDTSALWAGTFHSIGSRILRRHAEDLGFTKSYSILDRDDQKSILNSVIASLDIDTKQRRFPKADVLASIFSLMENTGVALTEIIASRYDQFYDWLEKIEEVRLGYIAKKLATNSMDFDDLLVLTVRLFEQQPDVLQLYQGRFKHVLVDEYQDTNSVQGRMIDLLAGERNSLMAVGDDAQSIYSWRGADMSLILGFPLRYPGSKVHIIETNYRSVPEILDLSNAAISANRGRFEKDLRSSREAQGTLPALVALPDPSTQAAFVAQRILELRDEGIPLEEMAVLYRAHFQSLEIQMELTVRGIPFAITSGLRFFEQAHIKDVSAFMRFVVNRRDEISFLRMVGLLPGCGPGTAAKLWAEWLKSGWSERVEVPPKWSDLFLKFKIPKKTAKHWEQLCYTLDELTPDGALAHPSQMIFSILEGVYADYLTASFDNAESRRADIEQLSQYGGNFDDVLEFLAQLSLMSSTDGEPSGERAAKDDEKVTLSSIHQAKGLEWKAVFLIWLVNGQFPNGRILEADDADMLEEERRLFYVALTRAKDELYLTYPMMNPKSYTGDIICRPSQFLEDFPAEMVEEWNVGNDDPWADDEPF, encoded by the coding sequence ATGGCCCGTCAATACACACTGCACCGTTCTTCCCAGGTCCACGCCTCCGGCATCGACTACAAGACGGCGCTCAATGAGGAACAATATGCCGCCGTCTCCTCACCGCCCGGCCGCGCGCTTGTCATCGCCGGGGCGGGCTCCGGAAAAACCCGCACGCTCACCTACCGCGTCGCCTGGTTGCTGGACCATCAGGTCGATGCAAGGGAAATCCTCCTCCTCACTTTCACCAACAAGGCTTCCCGCGAAATGGTGGAGCGTGTGCGCGAGCTCGTCCCGCACGACACCTCCGCGCTGTGGGCGGGCACCTTCCACTCCATCGGTTCACGCATCCTGCGGCGCCATGCCGAGGATCTGGGATTCACGAAGTCCTATTCCATTCTGGATCGCGACGACCAGAAATCCATCCTGAACTCGGTCATCGCCTCGCTGGACATCGATACAAAGCAGCGCCGTTTCCCCAAGGCGGACGTGCTCGCCTCCATTTTCTCACTCATGGAGAACACCGGCGTCGCGCTCACGGAGATCATCGCCTCGCGTTACGACCAGTTCTACGACTGGCTGGAGAAGATCGAGGAGGTCCGCCTGGGCTACATCGCGAAGAAGCTCGCAACGAACTCGATGGATTTCGACGACCTGCTGGTCCTCACCGTCCGCCTTTTCGAGCAGCAGCCGGATGTGCTCCAGCTTTACCAAGGCCGGTTCAAGCACGTGCTGGTGGACGAATACCAGGATACGAACAGCGTGCAGGGCCGGATGATAGATCTCCTCGCCGGAGAAAGGAACAGTCTCATGGCCGTGGGGGACGACGCCCAGTCCATCTATTCCTGGCGCGGCGCGGACATGTCGTTGATCCTCGGGTTTCCACTGCGTTATCCGGGCTCCAAGGTCCACATCATCGAGACGAACTACCGCAGCGTCCCGGAAATCCTCGATCTTTCGAACGCCGCCATCAGTGCGAACAGGGGGCGCTTTGAAAAAGACCTGCGCTCGTCCCGCGAGGCTCAGGGCACCCTTCCCGCGCTCGTCGCACTGCCGGACCCGTCGACCCAGGCCGCCTTCGTCGCCCAGCGCATTCTGGAACTCCGCGACGAGGGCATCCCCTTGGAGGAGATGGCGGTTCTCTACCGCGCGCATTTCCAGAGCCTGGAAATCCAGATGGAACTCACGGTCCGGGGCATTCCCTTCGCCATCACCAGCGGCTTGCGATTTTTCGAGCAGGCGCACATCAAGGATGTTTCCGCCTTCATGCGCTTCGTGGTGAACCGCCGGGACGAGATCAGCTTCCTCCGCATGGTGGGGCTGCTCCCCGGTTGCGGCCCCGGCACCGCCGCGAAGCTGTGGGCCGAGTGGTTGAAGTCCGGATGGTCGGAAAGGGTGGAGGTCCCGCCGAAATGGTCGGATCTTTTCCTCAAGTTCAAGATCCCGAAAAAAACCGCCAAACACTGGGAACAACTCTGCTACACCCTCGACGAACTCACTCCCGATGGTGCGTTGGCCCATCCTTCACAGATGATCTTCAGCATCCTCGAAGGCGTTTATGCCGATTACCTCACCGCATCCTTCGACAATGCGGAGAGCCGCCGCGCGGACATCGAGCAGCTTTCCCAGTATGGCGGGAACTTCGACGACGTCCTGGAATTCCTCGCCCAGCTCTCGCTCATGAGTTCCACCGACGGCGAACCCTCCGGAGAGCGTGCCGCGAAGGATGATGAAAAGGTCACCCTTTCCTCCATCCACCAGGCCAAGGGTCTGGAATGGAAGGCGGTTTTCCTCATCTGGTTGGTCAACGGCCAATTCCCGAACGGCCGCATCCTCGAAGCCGACGACGCGGACATGTTGGAAGAGGAGCGCCGTCTCTTCTACGTCGCGCTCACAAGGGCGAAGGACGAACTCTACCTCACTTACCCGATGATGAATCCGAAGTCCTACACGGGCGACATCATCTGCCGTCCGTCACAATTCCTGGAGGACTTCCCGGCGGAGATGGTGGAGGAGTGGAACGTGGGAAACGATGACCCTTGGGCCGATGATGAGCCCTTTTGA
- a CDS encoding thrombospondin type 3 repeat-containing protein, translated as MNLFVPSSRKLLSAVVGSLLSVQAAFAAIVPAPVSGDIFLAFRASGGTGGSQSYIVNLGTDANFRNATTSFTVTGLGNIGADLTEIYGPGWSSRGDLFWGIFAARVSTSSIIYGSRERNPVTSVSPAWSLIDTTSRNTTAGQISSVIDSIGGYRGREATANSPVAAVQPNTGEASSYNKQVASAGTKDFGSLSEWSSIEGDFGSGPAGTALDLYRIAGASGVTRVGHFTISAEGVVQFNIPTVTPPVDVDTDGDGFLDSQEALAGTNPNDASDFFRIQSLQRSAGGTGVAFKTIPGSSYQIYYSENLAAGSWVRIATVTGGASPTLHQYLDDNLDRRARAKGFYKVSVGN; from the coding sequence ATGAATCTTTTCGTCCCCAGTTCCCGCAAACTGCTTTCCGCAGTGGTCGGCTCGCTTCTTTCCGTCCAAGCCGCGTTCGCGGCGATCGTCCCGGCGCCCGTTTCGGGTGATATCTTCCTCGCATTCCGTGCGAGCGGTGGAACAGGCGGGTCCCAGTCCTACATCGTCAATCTGGGGACCGATGCCAATTTCCGGAATGCGACAACCTCTTTCACCGTGACGGGTTTGGGAAATATCGGAGCGGATCTCACCGAGATTTACGGACCTGGATGGAGCTCCCGCGGCGACTTGTTCTGGGGGATCTTCGCTGCGCGGGTTTCGACCAGTTCGATTATTTACGGTTCGAGGGAAAGAAATCCGGTGACATCGGTTTCGCCCGCATGGAGCTTGATCGACACCACTTCCCGGAACACCACCGCAGGCCAGATCTCCAGCGTGATCGACAGCATCGGTGGATACAGGGGCCGTGAGGCCACCGCCAACAGCCCGGTTGCCGCCGTCCAGCCGAATACCGGCGAGGCATCCAGCTATAACAAACAGGTCGCCTCCGCCGGGACGAAGGATTTCGGCTCCCTCAGCGAGTGGTCCTCCATCGAAGGGGACTTCGGGAGCGGTCCGGCCGGAACGGCTCTGGACCTTTACCGCATCGCAGGGGCGTCCGGAGTCACGCGCGTCGGGCATTTCACCATCAGCGCCGAAGGCGTCGTGCAGTTCAACATTCCAACCGTCACTCCTCCGGTCGATGTGGATACCGATGGCGACGGCTTCCTTGATTCCCAGGAGGCTCTGGCGGGCACGAACCCGAACGACGCGAGCGACTTTTTCCGCATCCAGTCCCTGCAACGGTCGGCTGGCGGCACAGGGGTTGCGTTCAAGACGATCCCCGGCAGTTCCTATCAGATTTATTACTCGGAAAACCTGGCGGCGGGCTCGTGGGTGCGGATCGCCACGGTGACGGGCGGAGCCTCCCCGACACTCCACCAATATTTGGACGACAATCTGGACCGCAGGGCCCGCGCCAAGGGCTTCTATAAGGTTAGTGTCGGCAACTGA